ctttgcttaattcgccatgccattctcactcatatgccctaggcgatatgccaaagtttagtaatatcatcatccgacaaggaagaggaagcgacaattgcatcaccaatatgatagaacctcagaaacatataacttggcaatctttctttaccctttcatcacaacaaggaccctttgaaatctttaaaaccccactttcaccgtgtatctgcacttttgaatcaagagtactcaacgaaattaaatttcttttcaattcgaacatgccgcacgtcactaagtgttcgacaactccatcaaacatcttaactttaattgttccaacaccgcgattttacatgaagcattatttcccatcaaaacaacaccttcagatcatcgtttcataagttgtaaaccaatcccgattgggactcatgtggaaggtgcaactgaatcaagtatccacctcGCTTActtttagaatcattgatgaagcaactagaagttcaccatcattgtagtcttctacaacatcacttcaccggaattttccggttgttttcccttttgattcgcagcctccttttaatcttattttgtagcttatagcactcgatttaatgtgccctttcttcttgcgaagttgcaagttttacctctgtttgaagatttcgatctacccttagatttaccacgaggattccgttctgtgttctaccacgatcatcatcaacattccggtcttgtctcccacgaacaatgagaccctctccacgagagttgggtttaaccacaagatgcttcatcttatcatacgaggttaaagaatcataaacctcatcaactgtgagagactcgctgctatataaaatcgtgtctctaaaggttgaataagacgggcaacgaacaaagtagaatcaaccctagatcttccttatcatcttgaacctccatggcctccaagtttgagagaatttctttaaacaccgttaagtgttcgtgtacgacgcaccttcctccaaacgatgagcataaagacgccgcttcatatgcaacttgcttgttagagttttcgacatacatatttgttctagcctcttccataatgcaatggcggttttctcttcattacatcctcgcaaaatttcgttggacaaatgcgatgtaattgtgttaatgccttcgatccttacgcttcttctcttcatctgttaatgtcgaaggcatcttatctatcctagcgggcatcctctagatccatctgcaagaagcgcttgcatcttaatttgccacaacgcaaatcggtgttgcgatccaacaatgaatttcatccttcaaagacgccattaccgtgattgaGATGAATAACCGAAACTCGAtaccaatttttgaaaaataaaatagaataaaataaataaaaataaagaacacataaattttacgtgaaaccctttcgaaaaaaaaccacgggcagaggagaagaaaattcactatgtcgaaaaatttttactcaaatacaagaggaatagactatgtctatttataggcttgcaaagccatattctagtaggattgaaacaccttatcctaatcaatataaaatagatggagtttaataaggtttaaaaccttattctaaaataaaataaaagaagtctagttctatatggattttacttttattttattttccatcgtattttatttaaataagaatttgggtcacttaattctaacattgataaaaaaattttgtAGTCTTTTGACCTTGAACCATAAACTATGAATCTTAAATCCTAAATCCTAAACCTTGAACTCTAAACTTAGAGCCCTAAACCTCAAACCTAAACTTTGAATCTTAAATCTCAAACTTTAAACACCAACCACTGAACCCAAATCCTAAACTTAGAACCTTGAACCCTGAACCCTGAACAAGTTTGAGATTTAAAATTTGGAATTTAGGGTTCGAATTCGAGGTTTAGGGTAAAAACATTACGAAAATTATGTGTCAATAATATAGAAAAAATCATTGAAATATCATTATATAATTAAGAAGGGACCATGGATAATATGGTGGAAAgggtccataaaataatttctcatgGATTCGAGTGCactatcctcctatttaagaaTTGATGAAGGGCTATGGATAATTTTAAACATTATATCAAAAAGAAcccgatttaataaaaatttataataaaattaatgttaaaaaatttatcatatttatatttaattccaAACACAAttctataaatatattaattataggtGTGATTATAAAATATAGAACCCTGACAACCTCTCAAATAAAGGatcagaaaagaaaaaggaaattatTATTTGGTTAACATTTGTTGGTTCTCCAAATCGCAAATGTAATGAGTTTGTAGTCCCAAACGTAAAGTCGTGAGAATCCGTAGTGTGAAAGCATAGAGCGTAAAGAATCTTGATATTCGGATCAAACATCTCCATATATTTTTCATGTTGGTCTTATGAATTTCGTAaagattaatatttttaaaattcataattattttttaaacgatattatttttaagatttgaaattaaattttttatctaaACTGCAAAGTGTTTTATTATTGTATTCACgtttatttattaaaatgataTATTTAAGAACAAATTAttcatctaaatttaaaaatttattttatatttgaaaggattgattaaaattttagattcaaaaatgaatttgaaaaaaaatagatttatttttataatatcatttgttttatatatatatatattatgtattttatattacaTAAAgattaaacataaaataattataagggTATACAACATCaaaggtcactaaattattaataagtttatgttttagtcatttaacttcaaaaagttacaaaatgatcactgaactattcgaaaattttcattttagtactaaactattattaatataattatatttatttaagattaatataattattgatataaagtttaaatttattatatatttttaaaatatttatgtatttttatatacttatttgaattttttagaattaggaccaaattgagaatatttgtaaattttggggttaatttttaaaattatgactaagtcgatataatatgtaaaagttaagATTATATCGTTTTTTTAATTGCCACATCAGCTTGTCATTTGTGATTTTAGCGAAAGTAGCCAAAATGGCCAAACTATGTAATGTAGGTgctcaaattacaaattttttattttgggtgcccaaaatgaaaagaaaatataattgagtgactatctttgtaatttaccctaaaaaatCTTAATTAATCACTTAACTATTTATTAAAGCTAAGAAAAGAATTAAGAAAATGAAAATCGATCCGAATTGAGATTATCTAActtaaattgaattttattttttatagtatAAAAACCATGTGTTTAGGTACATTTGAACGTGAATTTAAACTGTTGCAACAACAACAATATAAAGCGAGTTAAGACATTCGATGATAATCACAAATTAACAtctcattattttttatttttcttaaatttaaaaacttaaactttttaactcaaaatttttaaataaacttTAATTTCTATAATAATCTCATTTGTCTATTAAGACTTTGCGTGTTATAAAAAGATGATTATTATACACTTATAACAATATGTTAAAATATACCtcaaaattcatcaaataaaaaactgagaattatgttaaattaaattgtgaattaatagatcaacaaaattaaaaagcatataacatgTGCATGCATTATTgcttttatacatattttattttacattatttctAATAATTAGTTATAAAGTTCATAAATCTAGCAATCTCGGTTAATCAAAGCATggattatcaaattaaattaattcatttatcaTGAGTTATTAAACGTAAAAAATCGACTCTACTAAAACCTTAATTGGTGTTGTTAATTGTTGTTATAGCGGGTAATTGTTATTGAAAGGGCCGATTTTCTatgcatataattataacataaacAATGTAAGAAAAGGTAAAAACTAAAGTAAGCCTCTCTCACTTGATAATAaagtaaaggttaaaatatgttattaaTTTATGTACTTTgacaaaatttgagatttaatctttatactttaaaaattaaaatttaattttcctACATTTTCAATTTAAAATCTCAGTCTAATAATTAAAATAGTAAATATTTCTTATCAAATTTTGTTAACTTGGAATTTTGATTTGGCTGTCTTTATATGACATGTCATATGATTGACAGAAAATAAATATAGCGTGGAGTATGCCTCGCATTTTGGACGAAATAGGGTCCATGTCGCTACGGGAAAGAGCCGATGTCTCGACAAGTCGATAAGCGTCTCCCTACTAAACTAGGTTTTTTCTCTTAGTTAAACTTTGCTTTCTTTTCTCAATTGAACTCTAATAAATCTGGGGATATTTTAATCAGATTAGCCCATGAATTTTAGCCTATAAAAAGGGCTTTTAGCAACCCTAGAGAGATTGATTCAACAACATAATTAAGAGATAGTTTTGCGTGAATTTAAGAGAACTCTCTATTTTAGGTTTgggtttgtttttgtttctccgTATTGTACTCCTCTTTGGGTTTTTTTCGTTTAGTGAAGTTTTTCATTGCCCTTGGTTTTTTATCCTATTCAAAGGAGTTTTTCCACTTAAATATTTGTGTCCAATTTTCGCTATTCGTTCTTGTTTGTTGCTTAATTCGAGTTTATCCTCAACATATAAtaagttgaaaaattttaataaaaattaccaACAAAGATAATAATTAGCTaggattttgaaattttaaaaaatagttaGATTAAAATATTAACTTCTAAAGTATAGagaataaatctcaaaatttgttaaagTAGAGAGGACCAACAACGTATTTTAACCTAAAGAAAAATAACAAAGGCCACCCTCAGGCATGGTGTGGTCCCCCAAAAGTTGCCCATAAATAACGACGCCATTGGTGGTTTTGAAATTGTCTCTGCCTCTCTCAACTGGGTGTTTTTTATTTCCTTTGCCATTTTTCTCTTCATTTTCCCTTTGGAAGTCTCTGTTAAATTTCCCATAACCTCGTAGCGTCGACAATGGTCTGCGAGAAAGATCCCTTGGTACAAAAAATCACCGACTTATATGACCAAATCTCAACCCTCGACAGTCTCAAACCCTCCAAAGATGTCAACATGCTCTTCACCCAACTCGTCCTCACATGCATGCCACCCACCCATATCGATGTCACCAAGCTTTGCAAAAAGGTTCAACAGATGAGGTCCAAATTGATTCGGCTATGTGGTGAAGCCGAGGGACTATTAGAAACCCATTTCTCCACCATCTTAGCATCCTATGATAACCCACTTCACCATCTCAATATTTTCCCTTACTACACAAACTACCTTAAACTCAGCCAACTCGAATTCAATATCCTCACCAAACACTGCTCAAATGTGCCTAACAAAGTTGCCTTCCTTGGCTCTGGTCCCCTTCCCCTCACTTCGATCGTGCTAGCTTCTTTCTACCTTAAAACCACCTCGTTCCACAACTACGATATCGACCCTTCGGCTAATTCGAAAGCTCTTCGATTAGTCTCGTCGGATCCCGATTTGTCTCGACGGATGTTCTTTCATACCACAGACATAATGGATGTCACGAATGGTTTGAAAGAGTACGATGTCGTTTTCTTAGCAGCTCTTGTTGGGATGGACAAAGACGAAAAAGTCCGAGTCGTTGAACATCTGGCTAAGTACATGAACCCTGGGGCTGTTTTGATGTTGAGAAGTGCTCATGGAGCTAGGGGTTTCCTTTATCCGGTTGTTGATCCTTTTGACTTACGAGGATTCCAAGTCCTCTCTATATTCCATCCTACCGATGAAGTCATTAACTCCGTGATCATTGCACGTAAATTCCCAATGCCTAAACACTGCTCTGCTGAGCATCCTGTGGGGCCGGTGAAACTTCCCAACAAGTGTTTCGACATTGACATGTTTAATCCCCTCTTAAACCATGTGAACCTGATGGAAGAACTTGATATTGAGGACCAACTCTCGTGAAGCCTTTAATGTACCTTTGAAAATCACCATATTGGACCCTTTGCTATGCTTTTGCTGCTTGTCTAGCACGTTATTTATTACAAACATGTATCTTTTATGTTTGTATCTTTTCATTGACGGGTGGAGTGATGAAAGAtttgatatattaaaatttttagttaataTCAGTCTCGATTTCAATCATTGAACAACTTTTATGGGTCGGTTTTATGTTGTTGCACAGTATGtatgaataaattaattaagaTAATTGTAGTTAAGTTCCAGAAATAGTATATCAAAGGTGATGCATATTTCAATGATTGGTCTTATTTTCTGCTTTGCTTGCCATAGTATTATTGGATATAAGCAGGCAAGCAAGTATACTTGTTTTTTTGCTCACCTTAGAGCCTAAGGTCTTACTGTATCATTGATTTTGCCAGCCGaaataataaaaagtaaataaatattttcttattttaatttgatataatttgcttgtacaattattaatattattcttTAGTCCAaatctaatattataaaaataattccgTTAatcgattaaaattttaaaaattttaaaatctaaaatttcttacattaattattatttttcactAATGATTATGTCTTAACTTGGTAAACATCGACATTGTTGCCAATACAAGATGATGTAGATTTAAATTAGAGGTGTTTATGAATCAGATTGAGTTGGGTTCGGGTCGGGCTTAAGTATGATATTATATAACATATTTTATGCTTGTCTTAAGCCTGGTCCGACCTAAAATCTGAGCCTAAATTTTTACTTAAACCCACCCATATTTGTAAAAGACTAACCCAAGGCTATTTCAGATCCgctcatattattttttaatatttttaaaaatatttatatttattttattttattttattttaatatttaataattttatacattttttcttattgaaatttttatataatcatcttaacattattttaatgcttacattagagtagtattatatatttagtataagtttattttttaatgtgttttaagttata
This is a stretch of genomic DNA from Gossypium arboreum isolate Shixiya-1 chromosome 11, ASM2569848v2, whole genome shotgun sequence. It encodes these proteins:
- the LOC108472923 gene encoding nicotianamine synthase-like yields the protein MVCEKDPLVQKITDLYDQISTLDSLKPSKDVNMLFTQLVLTCMPPTHIDVTKLCKKVQQMRSKLIRLCGEAEGLLETHFSTILASYDNPLHHLNIFPYYTNYLKLSQLEFNILTKHCSNVPNKVAFLGSGPLPLTSIVLASFYLKTTSFHNYDIDPSANSKALRLVSSDPDLSRRMFFHTTDIMDVTNGLKEYDVVFLAALVGMDKDEKVRVVEHLAKYMNPGAVLMLRSAHGARGFLYPVVDPFDLRGFQVLSIFHPTDEVINSVIIARKFPMPKHCSAEHPVGPVKLPNKCFDIDMFNPLLNHVNLMEELDIEDQLS